In Halorubrum sp. PV6, a single window of DNA contains:
- a CDS encoding caspase family protein — protein sequence MSIDIDPLPDAAGLTVTDHIENTQFELYTDRPVEPAAAPETAHYFPVDASVTVETGGIEIPRVAVVEARSGDGTLLTRGDDYALPAGEYHVGIDPAPTKLYLSFSSPFSVSTTDRTTRIDLNAPAEVTLGFRSLHQVPAGTIETPTDPESLMDAVSLLGSALQTTSPERSFPTLRGHPPLIEPGERLRVPDRVEPTDSGVRIVVPPEYRYLYPVVSLAYYFAAKVVPGDPPRIEGDGWTHALEPDFERRAAEALRQAFHFDCLARTEGFYPVDLHERETTALDLDWGRLYDLPLATRLGEYLAVPFERVESELPQWTLTTDVRPEPENVELLPFVAGELSIVRAPETVTPATAGADNGLGFFRGPGTEAAALGPNEFVRGAAEAPPATPTRGADASGERGAVAADTEFVQPEPVDTVEHAWVGAGVPLDANKATLDAYHRRLEAGAVEQSRISVLVVCNDEQMRAEGEVADLYGLRDMVQFDIDVRHDLTREEMREALASDVDFLHYIGHVDDRGMQCTDEYLDLTNEDLAVGVSAFLLNACQSYHQGEALVHRGSRGGIVTLTDVANSPATQLGRIIARLMNSGFNLRTALHVAKRELITGHQYIVVGDGATTICQNRSGIAVVADLQKQADNRWTVSAEVFPNRNHGVGSLAALNLETVEEDYYVPSKITSEDIPRGDITAFFDLEMLPVFMNDQLHWTDRLSID from the coding sequence TCACCGTCACGGACCACATCGAGAACACGCAGTTCGAGCTGTACACGGACCGGCCGGTCGAGCCGGCCGCGGCCCCCGAGACGGCACACTACTTCCCCGTCGACGCGAGCGTGACCGTCGAGACCGGGGGGATCGAGATCCCGCGCGTCGCGGTCGTCGAGGCCCGCTCCGGCGACGGGACGCTGCTCACTCGCGGCGACGACTACGCGCTGCCGGCGGGCGAGTACCATGTCGGAATCGACCCCGCCCCGACGAAGCTGTACCTCTCGTTCAGTTCCCCCTTCTCCGTGTCGACGACGGACCGGACGACCCGGATCGACCTCAACGCGCCCGCCGAGGTGACGCTCGGGTTCCGGTCGCTCCACCAGGTTCCGGCGGGAACGATCGAGACGCCGACGGACCCCGAGTCGCTGATGGACGCCGTCTCGCTGCTCGGCTCCGCGCTCCAGACGACGAGCCCGGAGCGGTCGTTCCCGACGCTCCGCGGGCACCCGCCGCTGATCGAACCGGGCGAGCGGCTCCGGGTGCCCGACCGAGTCGAGCCGACCGACTCCGGGGTGCGGATCGTCGTCCCGCCGGAGTACCGCTACCTCTACCCGGTGGTCTCGCTGGCGTACTACTTCGCCGCCAAGGTGGTCCCCGGCGACCCGCCGCGGATCGAAGGCGACGGGTGGACGCACGCGCTCGAACCCGACTTCGAGCGGCGGGCGGCCGAGGCGCTTCGGCAGGCGTTTCACTTCGACTGTCTCGCCCGCACCGAGGGGTTCTACCCGGTCGACCTCCACGAGCGCGAGACCACCGCGCTTGACCTCGACTGGGGGCGGCTGTACGACCTCCCGCTCGCGACGCGGCTGGGCGAGTACCTCGCGGTCCCCTTCGAGCGCGTCGAGTCGGAACTCCCCCAGTGGACGCTGACCACGGACGTGCGCCCCGAGCCGGAGAACGTCGAACTGCTCCCGTTCGTGGCCGGCGAGCTGTCGATCGTCCGCGCGCCCGAGACGGTCACGCCCGCGACGGCCGGCGCGGACAACGGCCTCGGATTCTTCCGCGGACCGGGGACCGAGGCGGCGGCGCTCGGGCCGAACGAGTTCGTGCGGGGAGCCGCCGAAGCGCCGCCCGCCACACCGACCCGCGGCGCCGACGCGTCGGGAGAGCGCGGCGCGGTGGCGGCCGACACCGAGTTCGTGCAGCCGGAGCCGGTCGACACGGTCGAGCACGCGTGGGTCGGCGCCGGCGTCCCGCTCGACGCCAACAAGGCCACGCTCGACGCGTACCACCGCCGGTTGGAGGCGGGCGCGGTCGAGCAGTCGCGCATCTCCGTCCTCGTCGTCTGCAACGACGAGCAGATGCGCGCGGAGGGGGAAGTGGCCGACCTCTACGGCCTCCGCGACATGGTCCAGTTCGACATCGACGTGCGCCACGACCTCACCCGCGAGGAGATGCGCGAGGCGCTCGCCTCCGACGTCGACTTCCTTCACTACATCGGGCACGTCGACGACCGCGGGATGCAGTGTACCGACGAGTACCTCGACCTGACGAACGAGGACCTCGCGGTCGGCGTCAGCGCGTTCCTCCTCAACGCCTGTCAGTCGTACCACCAGGGCGAGGCGCTCGTCCACCGCGGCTCTCGCGGCGGCATCGTCACCCTCACCGACGTGGCGAACTCGCCGGCGACCCAACTCGGCCGCATCATCGCGCGGCTGATGAACAGCGGGTTCAACCTCCGAACCGCACTTCACGTCGCGAAGCGGGAACTGATCACCGGGCATCAGTACATCGTGGTTGGCGACGGAGCAACGACGATATGCCAGAATAGGAGCGGCATCGCCGTTGTCGCCGATCTTCAAAAGCAGGCCGATAACCGTTGGACGGTGTCTGCCGAGGTATTCCCAAATAGAAACCACGGAGTTGGCTCCCTCGCTGCGCTCAATCTAGAGACAGTCGAAGAGGATTATTACGTTCCATCCAAGATAACCTCTGAGGACATTCCTAGGGGTGACATAACTGCATTTTTTGACCTAGAAATGCTCCCTGTTTTTATGAACGATCAGCTACACTGGACCGATCGATTAAGTATTGATTAA